One genomic window of Novosphingobium aureum includes the following:
- a CDS encoding AI-2E family transporter, giving the protein MTPSNKRPFEIEDGGYIALLILVTVAFCYLVAPFFGAVLWGVVAAIMFEPLSRRLATRLGGHRNTAAGLVLLMLLALIILPTFVLGASLVSEAASLYVKIKAGDIDFAHMLGQIEHSLPDRVNQFIRQYGLTDFETLRRTFGSSVTTGLQAVASQALVLGQGALSFMAALGVMLYLTFFLLRDGQRYTELVRDAMPLRPHMRDSLFTHFTVVVRATMKGTVVVAVLQGLVGGIVFSLLGIEAALLWGVLMGFLSLLPAVGTGLVWVPVAIYLLVTGSIWQGVVLILCGTFIIGMIDNLLRPILVGRDTRMPDFVVLIATLSGLQLFGLNGFIVGPVIAALFITVWNLVKEQRQTGQTAAQAMRTEEEQRSEVEASAHPG; this is encoded by the coding sequence ATGACCCCAAGCAACAAGCGGCCTTTCGAGATCGAGGACGGCGGCTACATCGCCCTGCTGATCCTCGTGACCGTGGCGTTCTGCTATCTGGTTGCCCCATTCTTCGGCGCCGTCCTGTGGGGGGTGGTCGCGGCAATCATGTTCGAACCGCTCAGCCGCCGCCTCGCGACAAGGCTCGGCGGTCACCGCAATACGGCAGCCGGGCTGGTCCTGCTGATGCTGCTCGCACTGATCATCCTGCCAACCTTCGTGCTCGGCGCGAGCCTCGTCAGCGAAGCGGCGAGCCTCTACGTCAAGATTAAGGCCGGAGACATCGACTTCGCGCACATGCTTGGCCAGATCGAGCACTCGCTGCCCGATCGGGTCAACCAGTTCATCCGCCAGTACGGTCTTACCGATTTCGAGACCCTGCGCCGCACCTTCGGTTCGAGCGTGACCACGGGACTTCAGGCCGTCGCTTCGCAGGCGCTGGTACTCGGCCAAGGCGCTCTCAGCTTCATGGCAGCGCTCGGCGTGATGCTCTACCTCACCTTCTTTCTTCTGCGCGATGGGCAGCGCTACACCGAACTGGTCCGCGACGCGATGCCGCTGCGCCCGCACATGCGCGATTCGCTTTTCACGCACTTCACCGTGGTCGTCCGCGCGACGATGAAGGGCACCGTGGTCGTGGCTGTCCTGCAGGGCCTCGTCGGTGGCATTGTCTTCTCGCTACTGGGGATCGAGGCAGCGCTCCTGTGGGGCGTGCTGATGGGCTTTCTCTCACTGCTCCCCGCCGTCGGGACAGGCCTCGTGTGGGTTCCCGTCGCGATCTATCTGCTGGTCACCGGATCGATCTGGCAGGGCGTGGTGCTGATCCTGTGCGGCACTTTCATCATCGGCATGATCGACAACCTGCTGCGCCCCATCCTCGTGGGCCGAGACACGCGCATGCCCGACTTCGTAGTGCTGATCGCGACGCTTTCCGGCCTGCAGCTCTTCGGCCTTAACGGCTTCATCGTCGGCCCGGTCATCGCCGCGCTCTTCATCACGGTGTGGAACCTGGTGAAGGAACAGCGCCAGACCGGACAGACTGCGGCCCAGGCCATGCGCACCGAAGAGGAGCAACGCTCCGAAGTCGAAGCGAGCGCGCACCCCGGCTGA
- a CDS encoding prolyl oligopeptidase family serine peptidase, which produces MAILPAAVLAQEAPEPVAQETAGPQRGFVPGDLFRLQGATDPQISPDGSRIAYVRSSADIMTDKVVPSIWMVDASSGEQRPLVTGEGAHFTPRWSPDGKRMAYVSSDGSGAPQLHVMWLAGGESVALTGLPDTPGAIAWSPDGSHIAYTVRVPGKGTQLGAPPEGMPEGAKWAEPLEIIDKVNYRSDGGGYAQAGYDHVFVIATDGGAPRQLTFGDYDDGGPLSWSPDGTTLLFGSNRSEDAERQTMNSEVFALDVASGAIRALTSRFGPDGSAVFSPDGRKIAYLGFDDAKRSYENAELYVMNADGSDAHSLTAGLDRSIDTIAWVGNSTLYASYDDKAVTKVARIGLDGFVRVLVEGLTPGAHYDRPYTGGSFSVSDKGRVAYTASGTDRPADLWVTSSGKGERLTDLNGTWIDHKAMAPVRKLAVTAPDGRPVDAWLVTPPGLQPGQKAPLILEIHGGPMAAYGPTFSTDDQLYAAHGYAVLYTNPRGSTSYGEEFARLIDRDYPGPDYDDLMAAVDAAIADGVADPDNLFVTGGSGGGVLTAWIVGKTNRFKAAASQKPVIDWGSFTLTSDGAPIYHDHWFDKPVWEEPMVYWKRSPLSLVGNVETPTLVVVGAEDYRTPVSESEQYYTALQLRGIPTALVKVPGASHGGIAARPSQSAAKASAILAWFDRYRTDRAAPDSGQGAN; this is translated from the coding sequence TTGGCCATCTTGCCGGCTGCGGTACTCGCGCAGGAGGCACCCGAGCCGGTGGCGCAGGAGACCGCAGGGCCGCAGCGCGGTTTCGTGCCCGGCGACCTTTTCCGCCTTCAGGGTGCTACCGACCCGCAGATCTCGCCCGATGGATCGCGTATTGCCTACGTGCGCTCGAGTGCGGACATCATGACCGACAAGGTGGTACCATCGATCTGGATGGTCGATGCGTCGAGCGGCGAACAAAGGCCGCTAGTGACCGGTGAGGGGGCGCACTTCACTCCGCGCTGGTCCCCCGACGGCAAGCGCATGGCTTATGTCTCGAGTGATGGCAGCGGTGCGCCGCAGCTTCATGTGATGTGGCTTGCCGGTGGTGAGAGCGTGGCGCTCACCGGTCTCCCGGACACCCCGGGGGCAATTGCCTGGTCACCCGATGGCTCGCACATCGCCTATACTGTGCGGGTGCCGGGCAAGGGGACCCAGCTTGGCGCTCCGCCTGAAGGCATGCCGGAAGGCGCGAAGTGGGCCGAGCCGCTCGAGATCATCGACAAGGTCAATTATCGTAGCGATGGCGGGGGCTATGCCCAGGCCGGGTACGATCATGTCTTCGTGATCGCTACCGATGGCGGGGCGCCGCGACAGCTTACTTTCGGTGACTACGATGATGGCGGCCCGCTATCGTGGAGCCCCGATGGCACTACGCTGCTGTTCGGCTCCAATCGAAGCGAGGATGCCGAAAGACAGACGATGAACAGCGAGGTCTTCGCGCTTGATGTGGCGAGCGGCGCGATTCGCGCCCTGACGTCGCGGTTCGGCCCGGATGGCAGCGCGGTGTTCTCTCCCGATGGTCGCAAGATCGCCTATCTCGGTTTCGACGACGCCAAACGTTCCTACGAGAATGCCGAGCTCTACGTCATGAACGCGGATGGCAGCGATGCGCATTCGTTGACAGCAGGCCTCGACCGTTCGATCGACACGATCGCGTGGGTCGGCAATTCGACTCTCTACGCCTCCTACGATGACAAGGCGGTTACCAAGGTCGCACGCATCGGTCTCGATGGTTTTGTGCGCGTGCTGGTCGAGGGACTGACGCCGGGGGCGCACTACGACCGGCCCTATACCGGGGGCAGCTTCTCGGTGTCCGACAAGGGGCGCGTTGCCTATACCGCCAGCGGCACCGACCGCCCGGCCGACCTGTGGGTTACGAGCAGTGGCAAGGGCGAACGCCTGACCGACCTCAATGGTACCTGGATCGACCACAAGGCGATGGCGCCGGTTCGCAAGCTCGCTGTTACAGCGCCCGACGGGCGGCCGGTCGATGCCTGGCTGGTAACGCCGCCGGGTCTGCAGCCTGGGCAGAAGGCGCCGCTGATTCTCGAAATCCATGGCGGACCGATGGCAGCCTACGGACCGACCTTCTCGACCGACGACCAACTCTATGCAGCGCATGGCTATGCCGTTCTCTATACCAATCCGCGCGGCTCGACCTCTTATGGCGAGGAATTCGCGCGTCTGATCGATCGCGACTATCCGGGCCCCGACTATGACGACCTGATGGCTGCGGTCGATGCCGCAATCGCCGATGGCGTGGCCGATCCGGACAACCTGTTCGTTACCGGCGGCTCGGGCGGCGGCGTGCTCACGGCATGGATTGTCGGCAAGACAAACCGGTTCAAGGCTGCTGCCTCGCAAAAGCCGGTGATCGACTGGGGCAGCTTCACGCTGACCTCCGACGGGGCGCCGATCTACCACGACCACTGGTTCGACAAGCCGGTCTGGGAAGAGCCGATGGTCTACTGGAAGCGCTCGCCACTCAGCCTCGTCGGCAATGTCGAGACGCCCACGCTGGTGGTGGTCGGTGCCGAGGACTACCGCACCCCCGTCAGCGAATCCGAGCAGTATTATACTGCGCTGCAGCTTCGCGGGATCCCGACGGCGCTGGTCAAGGTACCCGGAGCAAGCCATGGGGGCATCGCCGCGCGGCCTTCGCAGTCGGCGGCCAAGGCCTCGGCGATCCTTGCCTGGTTCGACAGGTACCGCACCGATCGCGCCGCTCCTGATAGCGGACAGGGCGCGAACTGA
- the bfr gene encoding bacterioferritin has product MKGDPQVIDFLNKALFNELTAINQYWLHYRMLDNWGIKKLAEYERHESIDEMKHADILADRILFLDGLPNFQALGKLRVGEDVVDILKCDLALEHDAIPLLKEAIAHCEAVRDYVSREIFERILESEEEHVDYLEKQFDMIERMGLQNYCQLNSSPPES; this is encoded by the coding sequence ATGAAGGGCGACCCGCAGGTCATCGACTTCCTCAACAAGGCACTCTTCAACGAGCTGACCGCGATCAACCAGTACTGGCTGCATTACCGCATGCTCGACAACTGGGGCATCAAGAAGCTCGCGGAATACGAGCGGCACGAGTCGATCGACGAGATGAAGCACGCCGACATTCTCGCCGACCGCATTCTCTTTCTCGATGGGCTGCCGAACTTCCAAGCCTTGGGCAAGCTGCGCGTTGGCGAAGACGTGGTCGACATCCTCAAGTGCGACCTCGCCCTCGAACACGATGCGATTCCTTTGCTGAAAGAAGCCATCGCCCACTGCGAGGCAGTACGCGACTACGTCAGCCGCGAAATCTTCGAGCGTATCCTCGAAAGCGAGGAAGAGCACGTCGACTACCTCGAGAAGCAGTTCGACATGATCGAGCGCATGGGCCTGCAGAACTACTGCCAGCTCAACTCAAGCCCGCCCGAGAGCTGA
- a CDS encoding (2Fe-2S)-binding protein produces the protein MYVCICNAIREKDLRCAARRLDGDAEAVYAALGCTPQCGQCLDEAEDIIAEEAIAARLPTAA, from the coding sequence ATGTACGTCTGCATCTGCAATGCCATCCGTGAAAAGGATCTGCGCTGCGCTGCTCGCCGCCTCGATGGCGATGCCGAAGCGGTTTATGCGGCTCTGGGCTGCACGCCACAGTGCGGGCAGTGCCTCGACGAAGCCGAAGACATCATCGCCGAAGAGGCCATCGCAGCCCGCTTGCCAACGGCTGCCTGA
- a CDS encoding DUF418 domain-containing protein: MSLDLLRGIAVLGILAINIAGFAGPRVGTISPSLVAAVTEHRSALDSWAFAFSLVFFEGKMRALFSLLFGAGIVLFCERKDAAGSDGDALQARRLFWLMALGMAHYLLLWWGDILFVYAICGLAALTLRRLNEKILLIGALVLFYGWHLWGLLELAPLVHAETALREGVATGPQADRVAAWFKPVMSTVATEMREADLGFGQLLLVKLTHRPLWLVTMTWSSFAETLPLMMIGMVMYRRGFFQAGVSRLRLRTLAVWATGCGLALSAGFTAWAFARGFPPIAMEAALAWGLVLPHLLTALGYAAIVVLAAPRLATSLPGRCLVAAGRMAFSNYVATSLVMSLCFRAWGLGLFADFGPALQWPFVMLAWLAMLCWSPLWLRHFRRGPLEWLWRSLVEAKPLQNRR, encoded by the coding sequence GTGTCGCTCGATCTCCTGCGCGGAATCGCGGTATTGGGTATTCTCGCGATAAACATTGCCGGGTTTGCCGGGCCAAGGGTCGGCACGATCTCGCCCTCCCTTGTCGCCGCGGTGACCGAGCATCGCTCGGCGCTCGACAGCTGGGCCTTTGCCTTCTCGCTCGTATTCTTCGAAGGCAAGATGCGCGCGTTGTTCTCCCTATTGTTCGGTGCGGGGATCGTGCTGTTCTGCGAACGCAAGGACGCCGCCGGAAGTGACGGCGATGCCCTGCAAGCGCGGCGCCTGTTCTGGCTCATGGCGCTCGGCATGGCGCATTACCTGCTGCTCTGGTGGGGAGACATCCTGTTCGTCTATGCTATTTGCGGTCTCGCAGCGCTGACGTTGCGCAGGCTGAACGAGAAAATCCTGCTCATCGGCGCACTGGTGCTTTTCTATGGCTGGCACTTGTGGGGGCTGCTCGAACTTGCCCCCCTCGTCCATGCCGAGACCGCCTTGCGCGAAGGCGTCGCGACCGGGCCACAGGCAGACAGGGTCGCTGCTTGGTTCAAGCCGGTCATGAGCACGGTGGCCACAGAAATGCGCGAGGCCGACCTCGGTTTCGGACAACTCCTGCTGGTCAAGCTGACTCATCGCCCCTTGTGGCTGGTGACCATGACCTGGAGCAGCTTTGCCGAGACCCTGCCTCTTATGATGATCGGCATGGTCATGTACCGGCGCGGCTTTTTCCAGGCCGGCGTATCGAGACTACGGCTGCGCACGCTCGCCGTTTGGGCGACCGGTTGCGGGCTCGCGCTGAGCGCAGGTTTCACGGCCTGGGCCTTTGCGCGCGGCTTTCCTCCCATCGCGATGGAGGCGGCACTGGCATGGGGGCTGGTTCTCCCTCACCTGCTGACGGCTCTGGGGTACGCAGCTATTGTGGTGCTCGCCGCGCCGCGCCTCGCCACGAGCTTGCCGGGCCGATGCCTGGTCGCCGCGGGGCGCATGGCCTTCAGCAACTACGTTGCCACCAGTCTGGTGATGAGCCTGTGTTTTCGCGCATGGGGCCTCGGCCTTTTCGCCGATTTCGGACCTGCGCTTCAGTGGCCCTTCGTCATGCTGGCGTGGCTCGCGATGCTTTGCTGGAGCCCGTTGTGGCTGCGCCATTTCCGGCGCGGGCCTCTGGAGTGGCTATGGCGCTCACTGGTCGAAGCTAAGCCTCTCCAAAACCGCAGGTGA
- a CDS encoding SPOR domain-containing protein, whose protein sequence is MLGCLGVSLALLGAFPAMANVKDGVDAWSAGDYAGAVQEWEPLAENGDPDALFNLAQAYKLGRGVAEDRSKSLELYREAAVRGHVQAADNYGLALFQSGEREKAIPYLEASAGRGDPRAMYILGIAHFNGDLVAKDWTRAYAMMTLVRQAGLPQATGALAQMDEYIPLEQRQESVILAQRMAAQAQATRAQLATSSELASPRPAQASTTPKQTGSASTEIGPANSADPVKAAIRTAGSASPATAGADFARPAASSGATQAVQVHKTAPVTRSADLNGAAPATTAPSRPTRSASVPAVPTRPQSGPWRLQLGAFGIPGNADKLWKRLRSRPELAGHDKVLEPEGKLTKLLATGFASHAQASATCDTLAAAGFACLAVRN, encoded by the coding sequence ATGCTTGGCTGCCTTGGCGTTTCGCTGGCCCTACTGGGCGCGTTCCCAGCGATGGCCAACGTCAAGGACGGCGTCGACGCATGGTCCGCGGGCGACTACGCGGGTGCGGTGCAGGAGTGGGAGCCACTCGCCGAGAACGGCGATCCCGATGCCCTTTTCAACCTCGCACAGGCCTACAAGCTTGGCCGGGGCGTTGCCGAAGACCGCAGCAAGTCGCTCGAACTCTATCGAGAGGCAGCCGTGCGCGGCCACGTTCAGGCCGCCGACAATTACGGACTTGCCCTGTTCCAGTCCGGCGAGCGGGAGAAAGCCATTCCCTACCTCGAAGCCTCTGCAGGACGAGGCGATCCGCGCGCGATGTACATCCTGGGAATTGCCCATTTCAACGGTGACCTCGTCGCCAAGGACTGGACGCGCGCCTATGCAATGATGACGCTTGTTCGGCAAGCCGGCCTGCCCCAAGCGACCGGCGCGCTCGCGCAGATGGACGAATACATTCCACTCGAGCAACGGCAGGAAAGCGTAATACTGGCCCAGCGCATGGCAGCCCAGGCACAGGCCACCCGTGCACAGCTTGCCACATCCAGCGAGCTGGCCTCGCCCCGGCCCGCACAAGCCTCGACCACGCCTAAACAGACTGGTTCGGCGTCGACCGAGATTGGCCCGGCCAACAGCGCAGACCCGGTGAAAGCCGCGATTCGCACTGCCGGCTCAGCCAGCCCGGCTACTGCAGGGGCTGATTTCGCGCGCCCGGCCGCGTCGTCCGGTGCAACGCAGGCTGTCCAGGTGCACAAGACAGCGCCGGTCACGCGCAGTGCCGACCTGAACGGCGCCGCTCCCGCGACGACCGCGCCCTCCCGACCCACACGGAGCGCATCAGTCCCGGCGGTTCCCACCCGTCCGCAATCCGGTCCCTGGCGCTTGCAGCTCGGCGCTTTCGGCATACCCGGCAATGCCGACAAGCTCTGGAAGCGGCTGCGCTCGCGCCCCGAACTCGCCGGGCATGACAAGGTGCTCGAACCCGAGGGCAAGCTGACCAAACTGCTTGCCACGGGCTTTGCATCCCATGCGCAGGCGTCTGCCACGTGCGACACGCTCGCTGCGGCCGGCTTTGCCTGCCTCGCGGTACGCAACTGA
- a CDS encoding ParA family protein has translation MRVLALASQKGGSGKTTLSGHLAVQAQRAGAGPVVLIDIDPQGSLADWWNEREAELPAFAQTTVARLASDLQVLRQQGFKLAVIDTPPAITMAIQSVISVAELVVVPTRPSPHDLRAVGATVDICERSGKPLMFVVNAATPKARITAEAAVALSQHGTVAPITLHQRTDFAASMIDGRTVMEVDPNGRSAQEVAALWNYIADRLEKNFRRTIFAAPASNVPVMQGSNRPVGGFGRRVAGS, from the coding sequence TTGCGAGTACTGGCATTGGCATCTCAGAAGGGGGGCTCGGGCAAGACAACCTTGTCTGGTCACCTGGCCGTTCAGGCGCAGCGCGCTGGGGCGGGACCCGTCGTTCTCATCGACATCGACCCGCAAGGCTCGCTGGCCGATTGGTGGAACGAGCGCGAGGCGGAACTGCCCGCCTTCGCCCAGACCACGGTCGCCCGCCTTGCGAGCGATCTTCAGGTTCTGCGTCAGCAGGGCTTCAAGCTCGCGGTAATCGACACGCCGCCGGCGATTACCATGGCGATCCAGAGCGTTATCTCGGTGGCAGAACTCGTTGTCGTGCCGACGCGTCCGAGCCCGCACGACCTGCGCGCCGTGGGTGCCACGGTCGACATCTGCGAGCGCTCGGGCAAGCCGCTCATGTTCGTGGTCAACGCCGCGACGCCCAAGGCGCGCATCACCGCCGAGGCCGCCGTCGCGCTTTCGCAGCACGGTACCGTCGCCCCGATCACGCTGCACCAGCGCACTGACTTCGCCGCCTCGATGATCGATGGCCGCACGGTCATGGAAGTCGATCCCAACGGTCGTTCCGCACAGGAAGTGGCCGCGCTGTGGAATTACATCGCGGATCGCCTCGAGAAGAACTTCCGTCGCACGATCTTTGCCGCGCCCGCAAGCAATGTGCCGGTGATGCAGGGCTCCAACCGCCCGGTCGGGGGCTTCGGCCGCCGCGTGGCAGGGTCCTGA